From the Planctomycetia bacterium genome, one window contains:
- a CDS encoding HAD-IC family P-type ATPase, with protein AAEAVSRMRALGLKTLLLSGDHRTTAEAAAREVGIDETIAEVFPADKEAVVRRLQAAGARVAMIGDGINDAPVLAVADLGMAVGRGADAALEAADVVLANHDLRTAARAVQLGRLTMRVVRQNLVWALAYNIVLIPAAAGVLAPWYGNEWRLPPIFAAAAMALSSVSVVLNSLSLRVRRWD; from the coding sequence TGCAGCCGAGGCGGTGAGTCGGATGCGGGCATTGGGTCTGAAGACGCTCCTCCTTTCGGGCGATCATCGCACGACCGCCGAAGCCGCGGCGCGCGAAGTCGGGATCGACGAAACGATCGCCGAGGTGTTTCCTGCCGATAAGGAAGCGGTCGTGCGACGTTTGCAGGCTGCGGGAGCGCGGGTCGCAATGATCGGCGATGGCATCAACGATGCTCCGGTGCTCGCCGTCGCCGACCTCGGCATGGCCGTGGGTCGTGGAGCCGATGCCGCCTTGGAAGCGGCCGACGTCGTGCTCGCCAATCACGACTTGCGAACCGCTGCCCGAGCCGTACAACTAGGTCGCCTGACGATGCGCGTCGTGCGGCAGAATCTCGTGTGGGCCTTAGCTTACAACATCGTGCTGATTCCCGCCGCGGCCGGAGTTCTCGCACCGTGGTACGGCAACGAGTGGCGCTTGCCGCCGATCTTCGCCGCCGCGGCGATGGCGCTGAGCAGCGTCTCGGTCGTGCTCAATAGTTTGTCGCTCCGTGTGCGCCGCTGGGATTGA